In the Pseudomonas sp. ADAK2 genome, one interval contains:
- the pstA gene encoding phosphate ABC transporter permease PstA, whose amino-acid sequence MKQNSLKGWFKSGAPGVWISGGAVSIAVIMTIGLLAVIAVRGLGHFWPADLVHASYDVPGQANHLVIGEVVQKEEVPRERLKSAGLPVPDQGPEFMTRELIKVGNRDLNGNDFTWIVGEWLTNQKTPPELMTIERREWGNFYGYLVNVKQDGKVIAEGEAAWPELQARVDRVNKLAAQLKTLEKSDIGAINAGLERIRLHGRKLELAGKLDATAQADMDAEKAELNARYQDIEARLSDLHAQFNRDSLTARDANGKELEIGIGKVVHAYQPNAMGYFTKVGFYFSKVWEFLSDDPREANTEGGIFPAIFGTVMMTLIMAMIVTPFGVLAAVYLREYAKQNALTRIIRIAVNNLAGVPAIVYGVFGLGFFVYVLGGSVDRLFFPEALPAPTFGTPGLLWASLTLALLAVPVVIVATEEGLARIPRTVREGSLALGATKAETLWKIVLPMASPAMMTGMILAVARAAGEVAPLMLVGVVKLAPSLPVDGNYPYLHLDQKIMHLGFHIYDVGFQSPNVEAARPLVYATALLLVLVIATLNLSAVYIRNHLREKYKALDS is encoded by the coding sequence GTGAAACAGAACTCCCTGAAAGGATGGTTCAAGAGCGGCGCCCCCGGCGTCTGGATCAGCGGTGGCGCGGTGTCCATCGCGGTCATCATGACCATTGGCTTGCTGGCGGTGATTGCCGTGCGCGGCCTCGGTCACTTCTGGCCTGCGGACCTGGTCCACGCCAGCTACGACGTACCGGGCCAGGCCAATCACCTGGTGATCGGCGAAGTGGTGCAGAAAGAAGAAGTGCCCCGCGAACGCCTGAAAAGCGCGGGCCTGCCGGTGCCCGATCAGGGCCCGGAGTTCATGACCCGCGAGCTGATCAAGGTCGGCAACCGTGATTTGAACGGCAACGACTTCACCTGGATCGTCGGTGAGTGGCTGACTAACCAGAAGACCCCGCCAGAGTTGATGACCATCGAGCGTCGCGAGTGGGGCAACTTCTACGGTTATCTGGTCAACGTCAAACAGGACGGCAAGGTGATCGCCGAGGGCGAGGCGGCGTGGCCGGAATTGCAGGCTCGTGTCGACCGCGTCAACAAGCTCGCGGCACAGCTCAAGACCCTGGAAAAATCCGATATCGGCGCGATCAACGCCGGTCTGGAACGCATCCGTCTGCACGGTCGCAAGCTGGAACTGGCCGGCAAACTGGACGCTACCGCGCAAGCCGACATGGACGCAGAAAAGGCAGAACTGAACGCCCGTTATCAGGACATCGAAGCGCGCCTCAGCGATCTGCATGCCCAGTTCAACCGTGACAGCCTCACCGCTCGTGACGCCAACGGCAAAGAACTCGAAATCGGCATCGGCAAAGTGGTTCATGCCTACCAGCCGAACGCCATGGGTTATTTCACCAAGGTCGGTTTCTACTTCAGCAAGGTCTGGGAATTCCTCAGCGACGACCCGCGTGAAGCGAACACCGAAGGCGGGATCTTCCCGGCCATTTTCGGCACGGTGATGATGACCCTGATCATGGCGATGATCGTGACCCCGTTCGGCGTGCTGGCGGCGGTGTACCTGCGTGAATACGCCAAGCAGAACGCGTTGACGCGGATTATCCGCATCGCCGTGAACAACCTGGCGGGCGTTCCGGCGATCGTTTACGGCGTGTTTGGCCTGGGCTTCTTCGTCTACGTACTCGGCGGTTCGGTCGACCGGCTGTTCTTCCCCGAAGCACTGCCGGCGCCGACCTTCGGCACGCCGGGCCTGCTCTGGGCTTCGTTGACCCTGGCGTTGCTGGCGGTGCCGGTGGTGATCGTGGCCACTGAAGAAGGCCTGGCGCGGATTCCTCGTACCGTGCGTGAGGGCTCGCTGGCCCTCGGCGCGACCAAGGCTGAAACCTTGTGGAAGATCGTGCTGCCGATGGCCAGCCCGGCGATGATGACCGGCATGATCCTCGCCGTGGCCCGCGCCGCTGGTGAAGTGGCGCCGCTGATGCTGGTGGGTGTGGTGAAACTGGCGCCGTCGCTGCCGGTGGACGGCAACTACCCGTACTTGCACCTGGACCAGAAGATCATGCACCTGGGCTTCCATATTTATGACGTCGGCTTCCAGAGCCCGAACGTAGAAGCCGCCCGACCGCTGGTGTACGCCACGGCGCTGCTGCTGGTGCTGGTGATCGCGACGTTGAACCTGTCGGCCGTCTACATCCGCAACCACCTGCGCGAAAAATACAAAGCGCTGGATAGCTGA
- the pstB gene encoding phosphate ABC transporter ATP-binding protein PstB yields MQHETHTHGINMSALGRDKQSLSLAQETVAIEVPGLSLFYGDKQALYDVSMNIPKQRVTAFIGPSGCGKSTLLRTFNRMNDLVDGCRVEGAINLYGNNIYRKGEDVAELRRRVGMVFQKPNPFPKTIYENVVYGLRIQGINKKRILDEAVEWALKGAALWDEVKDRLHESALGLSGGQQQRLVIARTIAVEPEVLLLDEPCSALDPISTLKVEELIYELKSKFTIVIVTHNMQQAARVSDYTAFMYMGKLVEFGDTDTLFTNPAKKQTEDYITGRYG; encoded by the coding sequence ATGCAGCACGAAACACATACCCACGGCATCAACATGTCTGCCCTGGGCCGCGACAAACAGAGCCTGAGCCTTGCGCAGGAAACCGTGGCCATCGAAGTGCCGGGCCTGAGCCTGTTCTACGGCGACAAACAAGCGCTGTACGACGTCAGCATGAACATCCCGAAACAGCGCGTGACCGCCTTCATCGGCCCGTCCGGCTGCGGCAAGTCCACGCTGCTGCGCACCTTCAACCGCATGAACGACCTGGTGGACGGCTGCCGCGTAGAAGGCGCGATCAACCTCTACGGCAACAACATCTACCGCAAAGGCGAAGACGTGGCCGAGCTGCGTCGCCGCGTGGGCATGGTGTTCCAGAAGCCGAACCCGTTCCCGAAAACCATCTATGAAAACGTGGTTTACGGCCTGCGCATCCAAGGCATCAACAAGAAGCGCATCCTCGACGAAGCCGTCGAGTGGGCACTGAAAGGCGCGGCGCTGTGGGACGAAGTCAAAGACCGTCTGCATGAATCGGCACTCGGCCTGTCCGGTGGTCAGCAGCAACGTCTGGTGATCGCCCGCACCATCGCCGTGGAGCCGGAAGTGCTGCTGCTCGACGAACCTTGCTCGGCACTCGACCCGATCTCCACGCTGAAAGTCGAAGAACTGATCTACGAACTGAAATCGAAATTCACCATCGTCATCGTGACCCACAACATGCAACAGGCCGCGCGGGTTTCCGACTACACGGCGTTCATGTACATGGGCAAACTGGTGGAATTCGGCGACACCGACACCCTGTTCACCAATCCGGCGAAGAAGCAGACCGAAGACTACATCACCGGTCGCTACGGCTAG
- the phoU gene encoding phosphate signaling complex protein PhoU, whose protein sequence is MISKEGLTHHISAQFNAELEEVRSHLLAMGGLVEKQVNDAVTALIEADSGLAQQVREIDDQINQMERNIDEECLRILARRQPAASDLRLIISISKSVIDLERIGDEATKIARRAIQLCEEGEAPRGYVEVRHIGDQVRNMVRDALDAFARFDADLALSVAQYDKIIDREYKTALRELATYMMEDPRSISRVLSIIWVLRSLERIGDHARNISELVIYLVRGTDVRHLGLKRMKEEVEGTSGETANVPGKADDK, encoded by the coding sequence ATGATTAGTAAAGAAGGCCTTACCCATCACATCTCCGCGCAGTTCAACGCCGAGCTCGAGGAAGTGCGCAGCCACCTCCTGGCCATGGGCGGGCTGGTGGAAAAGCAGGTCAACGACGCGGTGACCGCGCTGATCGAGGCCGATTCCGGCCTGGCCCAGCAAGTGCGCGAGATCGACGACCAGATCAACCAGATGGAACGCAACATCGACGAAGAATGCCTGCGCATTCTCGCCCGCCGTCAGCCGGCGGCGTCCGACTTGCGTTTGATCATCAGCATCTCCAAATCGGTGATCGACCTGGAGCGCATCGGCGACGAAGCGACCAAGATCGCCCGCCGTGCCATCCAGTTGTGCGAGGAAGGCGAAGCGCCGCGCGGTTATGTCGAGGTGCGCCACATCGGCGACCAGGTGCGCAACATGGTGCGCGATGCGCTGGACGCGTTTGCCCGTTTCGACGCCGACCTGGCATTGTCGGTGGCGCAGTACGACAAGATCATCGACCGCGAATACAAGACCGCCCTGCGTGAGCTGGCCACCTACATGATGGAAGACCCGCGCTCTATCTCGCGGGTCTTGAGCATCATTTGGGTGCTGCGTTCCCTGGAGCGCATCGGCGATCACGCGCGCAACATCTCCGAACTGGTGATTTACCTGGTGCGCGGCACCGATGTGCGGCACCTTGGCCTCAAGCGCATGAAGGAAGAAGTTGAAGGCACAAGTGGCGAAACCGCTAATGTTCCGGGCAAAGCTGACGATAAGTAA
- a CDS encoding response regulator yields MSKVSVLVVDDASFIRDLVKKCLRNYFPGIRIEDAVNGKKAQAILAREAFDLVLCDWEMPEMSGLELLTWCREQDNLKTMPFVMVTSRGDKENVVQAIQAGVSGYVSKPFTNEQLLTKVKQALNKVGKLDTLMNSAPTKMNSAFGNDSLSALTGGKAAVVAPAAAPVNPFAKPVAVAAPAPAAAPSRGLLNSPPVKAPGAASAAPTGGRGQGQLRLSSGTQQCVIKALSLKEALLVVKRTDILPQVLESAVLDLEQGDNAETARLNGYLHAIVAHEQKPDSEWLQLTFRFVDKDAQKLDYISRLIARGTAQKHFVPGA; encoded by the coding sequence ATGAGTAAGGTCAGTGTGTTGGTCGTGGACGATGCGTCGTTCATTCGTGACCTGGTGAAGAAGTGCCTGCGCAACTACTTCCCGGGTATCCGGATCGAAGACGCGGTCAACGGCAAGAAGGCTCAGGCGATTCTGGCGCGCGAAGCGTTCGACCTGGTTCTGTGTGACTGGGAAATGCCGGAAATGTCCGGCCTCGAACTGCTGACCTGGTGCCGCGAGCAGGACAACCTCAAGACCATGCCGTTCGTGATGGTGACCAGCCGTGGCGACAAAGAGAACGTGGTCCAGGCGATTCAGGCCGGCGTTTCCGGTTACGTCAGCAAGCCGTTCACCAACGAGCAACTGCTGACCAAGGTCAAGCAGGCGTTGAACAAGGTCGGCAAGCTCGACACCTTGATGAACAGCGCCCCGACCAAAATGAACTCGGCATTCGGCAACGATTCCCTGAGCGCACTGACCGGTGGCAAGGCTGCCGTGGTCGCGCCAGCGGCCGCCCCTGTCAACCCGTTCGCCAAGCCTGTCGCTGTTGCCGCGCCAGCGCCGGCCGCTGCGCCGTCCCGTGGTTTGCTCAACAGCCCGCCGGTCAAGGCGCCTGGCGCTGCTTCGGCGGCACCGACCGGTGGTCGTGGTCAGGGCCAATTGCGCCTGTCGAGTGGCACCCAGCAATGCGTGATCAAGGCCTTGAGCCTCAAGGAAGCGCTGTTGGTGGTCAAACGCACCGACATCCTGCCGCAAGTGCTCGAAAGCGCCGTGCTCGACCTGGAGCAGGGCGACAACGCTGAAACCGCGCGCCTCAACGGCTACCTGCACGCCATCGTCGCCCACGAGCAAAAGCCCGACAGCGAATGGCTGCAACTGACCTTCCGGTTTGTGGACAAGGATGCGCAGAAGCTCGACTACATCTCCCGCCTGATCGCCCGTGGTACGGCGCAGAAGCATTTCGTACCGGGCGCGTAA
- a CDS encoding peptidoglycan DD-metalloendopeptidase family protein, which yields MLARLLFFCGLFMASTSAVAMTIYKSTDANGVVSYSDRPTKGSQVFVFRDRMVEHLERQVYLDIKKQKGVDVVFVRNDLYAPVEVELSFAGLSNVKGAPSQPIRRVLPARSNSRLALLKAITSGKPLVYTPSFQYSMGDPSGAAQSYRYPFPWRGGPFRLSQGANGQYSHFGAKNRFAMDIAMPEGTPIIAARAGMVVKTENGQSGRGNDPSGNFVRVLHDDGTMGVYLHLKQGSVSVREGLRVAVGSALALSGNTGNSSGPHLHFVVQRNTGLGLVSIPYQFNQPVGALPNFALGKQ from the coding sequence ATGCTCGCGCGCCTGCTGTTTTTCTGTGGTCTTTTCATGGCCTCCACCTCGGCTGTGGCCATGACCATTTACAAGTCCACCGACGCCAATGGCGTGGTCTCCTACAGCGACCGCCCCACGAAAGGCTCCCAGGTGTTCGTTTTTCGGGACCGGATGGTCGAGCACCTGGAGCGGCAGGTATACCTCGACATCAAGAAGCAGAAAGGCGTGGACGTGGTGTTTGTGCGCAACGACCTGTATGCGCCGGTGGAGGTGGAGCTGAGCTTTGCCGGGTTGAGCAATGTGAAGGGTGCGCCGAGCCAGCCGATTCGCCGGGTCTTGCCGGCGCGCAGCAACTCGCGCCTGGCGCTGCTCAAGGCGATTACCAGTGGCAAGCCGCTGGTGTATACCCCGAGCTTCCAATACTCCATGGGCGACCCTTCAGGCGCCGCTCAGAGCTATCGTTATCCCTTTCCGTGGCGCGGTGGTCCGTTTCGCTTGAGTCAGGGCGCCAACGGCCAATACAGTCACTTCGGCGCGAAGAACCGTTTTGCCATGGACATCGCCATGCCCGAAGGCACGCCGATCATCGCGGCGCGGGCGGGGATGGTGGTGAAAACCGAGAATGGCCAGAGCGGCCGCGGCAATGATCCGTCCGGCAATTTCGTGCGGGTGTTGCACGATGACGGGACCATGGGCGTCTACCTGCACCTCAAGCAAGGTTCGGTGAGCGTGCGCGAAGGCCTGCGGGTGGCGGTCGGCAGTGCGCTGGCGCTGTCGGGCAACACCGGCAACAGCAGCGGGCCGCACCTGCACTTCGTGGTGCAGCGCAATACCGGGTTGGGCTTGGTGTCGATTCCGTACCAGTTCAATCAACCGGTGGGGGCGTTGCCCAATTTTGCGTTGGGCAAACAGTAG
- a CDS encoding hemolysin family protein codes for MDPSPGLTLATLFADFGMILFALILVLLNGFFVAAEFAMVKLRSTRVEAIADKNGWRGHILRTVHSQLDAYLSACQLGITLASLGLGWVGEPAFAHILEPLLEAVGVQSAEVIKGVSFFAAFFVISYLHIVVGELAPKSWAIRKPELLSLWTAVPLYLFYWAMYPAIYLLNASANAILRIAGQGEPGPHHEHHYSREELKLILHSSRGQDPSDQGMRVLASAVEMGELEVVDWANSREDLVTLEFNAPLKQILALFRRHKFSRYPVYDSERQEFVGLLHIKDLLLELAALDHIPESFNLAELTRPLERISRHMPLSQLLEQFRKGGSHFAVVEEADGNIIGYLTMEDVLEVLVGDIQDEHRKAERGILAYQPGKLLVRGDTPLFKVERLLGIDLDHIEAETLAGLVYETLKRVPEEEEVLEVEGLRIIIKKMKGPKIILAKVLMLD; via the coding sequence ATGGACCCATCCCCTGGCTTGACCCTCGCGACACTCTTCGCCGATTTCGGCATGATTCTTTTTGCTCTGATCCTGGTTTTGCTCAACGGATTTTTCGTTGCGGCCGAATTTGCCATGGTCAAACTGCGCTCGACCCGGGTCGAGGCCATCGCTGATAAAAACGGCTGGCGCGGACACATCCTGCGCACCGTGCACAGTCAGCTCGATGCGTACCTCTCGGCGTGTCAGTTAGGTATCACCCTCGCCTCGCTGGGCCTGGGCTGGGTCGGTGAGCCGGCGTTCGCGCACATCCTTGAGCCATTGCTGGAAGCCGTCGGCGTGCAGTCGGCCGAAGTGATCAAAGGCGTGTCGTTCTTCGCTGCGTTCTTCGTCATCTCGTACCTGCACATCGTGGTCGGTGAACTGGCGCCCAAGTCGTGGGCGATCCGCAAACCCGAACTGCTGTCGCTCTGGACTGCCGTGCCGCTGTACCTGTTCTACTGGGCGATGTACCCGGCCATCTACCTGCTCAACGCCAGTGCCAACGCGATCCTGCGGATTGCCGGCCAAGGCGAACCCGGCCCCCATCACGAACACCATTACAGCCGTGAAGAACTGAAACTGATCCTGCACTCCAGCCGTGGCCAGGACCCGAGCGACCAAGGCATGCGTGTGTTGGCCTCGGCAGTGGAAATGGGCGAGCTGGAAGTGGTGGACTGGGCCAACTCCCGGGAAGACCTGGTGACGCTGGAGTTCAACGCGCCCCTCAAGCAAATCCTCGCGCTGTTCCGTCGCCATAAATTCAGCCGTTATCCGGTGTACGACAGTGAGCGCCAGGAGTTCGTCGGCCTGCTGCACATCAAGGATCTGTTGCTGGAACTGGCAGCCCTGGACCACATTCCCGAGTCGTTCAACCTGGCCGAGCTGACCCGTCCGCTGGAACGCATTTCGCGGCACATGCCGCTGTCGCAACTGCTGGAACAGTTCCGCAAGGGCGGCTCGCACTTCGCCGTGGTCGAAGAAGCCGACGGCAACATCATCGGCTACCTGACCATGGAAGACGTGCTGGAAGTGCTGGTCGGCGATATCCAGGACGAACACCGCAAGGCCGAGCGCGGGATCCTCGCGTATCAGCCGGGCAAGTTGTTGGTGCGGGGCGATACGCCGCTGTTCAAGGTCGAACGCCTGCTGGGCATCGACCTGGACCACATCGAGGCCGAAACCCTCGCCGGGCTGGTCTACGAAACCCTGAAACGGGTGCCGGAAGAGGAAGAAGTGCTGGAAGTCGAAGGTTTGCGGATCATCATCAAGAAGATGAAAGGGCCGAAGATTATTTTGGCCAAGGTGTTGATGCTCGATTGA
- the phoR gene encoding phosphate regulon sensor histidine kinase PhoR, with product MLLLVTACLVIGLISGYYGWSLAAGLGLYLAWTLKQLLRLHEWLRLHKPDEAPPDGYGLWGEVFDSIYHLQRRDQRVRGRLQAVIDRVQESTAALKDAVIMLDSDGNLEWWNRAAETLLGLKTPQDSGQPVTNLVRHPRFKEYFEQDSYAEPLEIPSPINDRLRIQLYITRYGNNEHLMLVRDVTRIHQLEQMRKDFIANVSHELRTPLTVICGYLETLLDNVEEVNPRWTRALQQMQQQGGRMQTLLNDLLLLAKLEATDYPSDNQPVSIDGLLKSIKSDAQQLSGQRNQKITLDADPTILLKGSEAELRSAFSNLVFNAVKYTPAEGNIRIRWWGDDQGAHLSVQDSGIGIDSKHLPRLTERFYRVDSSRNSNTGGTGLGLAIVKHVLLRHRARMEISSVPGHGSTFTCHFAPAQVTKSQVINATD from the coding sequence ATGCTGTTGCTGGTCACCGCCTGCCTGGTGATCGGCCTGATTTCCGGCTACTACGGCTGGAGCCTCGCCGCTGGCCTGGGTCTTTACCTGGCCTGGACCCTCAAGCAGCTGTTGCGCCTGCACGAATGGCTGCGCCTGCACAAACCCGATGAAGCGCCGCCAGATGGCTACGGCCTGTGGGGCGAAGTGTTCGACAGCATCTATCACCTGCAACGCCGCGACCAACGGGTACGCGGGCGCCTGCAAGCGGTGATCGACCGGGTCCAGGAGTCCACCGCCGCGCTCAAAGACGCAGTAATCATGCTCGACAGCGACGGCAACCTGGAATGGTGGAACCGTGCCGCCGAAACCCTGCTCGGCCTCAAGACCCCGCAAGACAGCGGCCAACCGGTGACCAACCTGGTGCGTCATCCGCGCTTCAAGGAATACTTCGAGCAGGACAGCTACGCCGAACCGCTGGAAATCCCCTCGCCGATCAATGATCGCTTGCGCATTCAGCTGTACATCACCCGCTACGGCAACAACGAGCATTTGATGCTGGTGCGCGACGTCACGCGCATCCACCAGTTGGAGCAGATGCGCAAAGACTTCATCGCCAACGTCTCCCACGAACTGCGCACGCCGCTGACGGTGATCTGCGGCTACCTGGAAACCTTGCTCGACAACGTCGAGGAAGTGAACCCGCGCTGGACCCGCGCCTTGCAGCAGATGCAACAGCAAGGCGGGCGGATGCAGACCTTGCTTAACGACTTGCTGCTGCTGGCCAAGCTGGAAGCCACCGATTACCCGTCGGATAACCAACCGGTGTCCATCGACGGCCTGCTGAAATCGATCAAAAGCGATGCGCAGCAGCTGTCGGGGCAACGCAATCAGAAGATCACCCTGGACGCCGATCCGACGATTCTGCTCAAGGGCAGCGAAGCGGAATTGCGCAGCGCGTTCTCCAACCTGGTGTTCAACGCGGTGAAATACACCCCGGCCGAAGGCAATATCCGCATTCGCTGGTGGGGTGACGACCAGGGTGCGCATTTGAGCGTGCAGGATTCCGGGATCGGCATCGACAGCAAACACTTGCCGCGCCTGACCGAGCGCTTCTACCGCGTCGATTCCAGCCGCAACTCCAACACGGGCGGCACCGGACTGGGGCTGGCGATCGTCAAACACGTGTTGTTGCGCCACCGAGCGCGGATGGAAATCAGCAGCGTCCCGGGACATGGCAGCACCTTTACCTGCCATTTCGCGCCGGCCCAGGTGACCAAATCCCAGGTTATCAACGCCACCGACTGA
- the phoB gene encoding phosphate regulon transcriptional regulator PhoB, which produces MVGRSILIVDDEAPIREMIAVALEMAGYDCLEAENSQQAHAIIVDRKPDLILLDWMLPGTSGIELARRLKRDELTGDIPIIMLTAKGEEDNKIQGLEVGADDYITKPFSPRELVARLKAVLRRAGPTDGETPIEVGGLLLDPISHRVTIDGKPAEMGPTEYRLLQFFMTHQERAYTRGQLLDQVWGGNVYVEERTVDVHIRRLRKALGDAYENLVQTVRGTGYRFSTKA; this is translated from the coding sequence ATGGTTGGCAGGAGCATTCTGATCGTCGACGACGAAGCGCCCATTCGCGAAATGATCGCCGTTGCGTTGGAAATGGCCGGCTATGACTGCCTGGAGGCTGAGAACTCCCAGCAGGCCCATGCCATCATCGTTGACCGCAAGCCGGACCTGATTTTGCTGGACTGGATGCTGCCCGGCACGTCCGGCATCGAGTTGGCCCGGCGCCTCAAGCGCGATGAGCTGACCGGGGATATCCCGATCATCATGCTCACCGCCAAGGGCGAAGAGGACAACAAGATCCAGGGCCTGGAAGTCGGCGCCGACGACTACATCACCAAACCGTTCTCGCCCCGCGAGCTGGTGGCGCGGCTCAAAGCCGTGCTGCGCCGCGCTGGCCCGACCGATGGCGAAACCCCGATCGAAGTCGGCGGCTTGCTGCTGGACCCGATCAGCCACCGCGTGACCATCGACGGCAAACCCGCCGAGATGGGCCCGACCGAATACCGTCTGCTGCAATTCTTCATGACCCACCAGGAACGCGCCTACACCCGTGGCCAGTTGCTGGATCAGGTCTGGGGCGGCAATGTTTATGTCGAAGAACGCACCGTCGACGTGCACATCCGGCGCCTGCGCAAAGCCCTCGGCGATGCCTACGAAAATCTGGTACAAACCGTGCGCGGCACCGGCTACCGGTTTTCCACCAAGGCCTGA
- a CDS encoding COG4315 family predicted lipoprotein yields the protein MTQYSFSLKALMLAAALALPTMAFAADPAMMKGGMMVDHKGMTVYTFDKDSGGKSMCNDDCAKNWPPMMAPAGAKAEGKWTVIKRDDGKMQYAYDGKPLYTFVKDEKPGEMKGDGMKDVWHVVHESQK from the coding sequence ATGACTCAATATTCGTTCTCCCTTAAGGCACTGATGTTGGCCGCTGCTCTGGCTTTGCCGACAATGGCCTTCGCTGCCGACCCGGCCATGATGAAGGGTGGCATGATGGTGGATCACAAGGGAATGACCGTTTACACGTTCGACAAGGACAGTGGCGGCAAGTCCATGTGTAACGATGATTGCGCCAAGAACTGGCCGCCGATGATGGCGCCGGCGGGTGCCAAGGCCGAAGGCAAATGGACTGTTATCAAGCGTGATGACGGCAAGATGCAATATGCCTACGACGGCAAGCCGCTCTACACGTTTGTGAAGGACGAAAAACCTGGGGAAATGAAGGGTGACGGCATGAAGGATGTCTGGCACGTCGTTCACGAATCGCAGAAGTAA
- the ubiA gene encoding 4-hydroxybenzoate octaprenyltransferase, with amino-acid sequence MYTSLLKSLNRLNPRAWDFIQLTRMDKPIGIYLLLWPTLWALWIAGKGSPSLVNIVIFVLGVVLTRAGGCVINDWADRKVDGHVKRTEQRPLVSGRISSKEALVFFAVLMGVAFLLVLCTNAATVWLSLGGLALAFSYPFMKRYTYYPQVVLGAAFSWGMPMAFTAETGSLPAEAWLLWIANLLWTVGYDTYYAMTDRDDDLKIGVKSTAILFGDADRVIILTLQGLALGCLLLAGSKFQLGGWFHLGLLAAAGCFAWEFWYTRGKDRMRCFKAFLHNHWAGLAIFVGIVLDYALR; translated from the coding sequence ATGTACACCAGCCTGCTCAAGTCCCTGAATCGCTTGAATCCCCGGGCCTGGGATTTCATTCAGCTGACCCGCATGGACAAGCCGATCGGTATTTACCTGCTGCTGTGGCCGACCCTTTGGGCATTGTGGATTGCCGGCAAAGGCTCGCCGTCATTGGTCAACATCGTGATTTTCGTCCTTGGCGTGGTGCTGACCCGCGCCGGCGGTTGCGTGATCAATGACTGGGCGGACCGCAAGGTCGACGGTCACGTGAAACGCACCGAACAGCGGCCATTGGTGAGCGGCAGGATCAGCTCCAAAGAAGCCTTGGTGTTTTTTGCCGTGCTGATGGGCGTGGCCTTTCTGCTGGTGCTGTGCACCAACGCCGCGACCGTCTGGCTATCGTTGGGCGGCCTGGCCCTGGCCTTCAGTTATCCGTTCATGAAGCGCTACACCTACTACCCGCAAGTGGTGCTGGGCGCGGCGTTTTCCTGGGGTATGCCAATGGCGTTCACGGCCGAGACCGGTTCGCTGCCGGCCGAAGCCTGGTTGTTGTGGATTGCCAATCTGCTGTGGACGGTAGGCTACGACACTTATTACGCGATGACCGACCGCGACGACGACTTGAAGATCGGCGTGAAATCCACGGCGATTCTGTTTGGTGATGCGGACCGGGTGATCATTCTGACCTTGCAGGGGTTGGCGCTGGGCTGCCTGTTGCTGGCCGGGTCGAAATTCCAGCTCGGTGGCTGGTTCCACCTCGGGTTGCTGGCGGCGGCCGGGTGTTTTGCCTGGGAGTTCTGGTACACCCGCGGCAAGGACCGGATGCGCTGCTTCAAGGCGTTCTTGCACAACCACTGGGCCGGGTTGGCGATTTTCGTGGGGATTGTGCTGGATTACGCGTTGCGTTGA
- a CDS encoding chorismate--pyruvate lyase family protein, whose protein sequence is MPHSKPPFWLPQSRLAPLPDASTLDWLFDEGSLTRRLIRLSNDRFSVTPLFEGWQALRADECAALSLEEGSEGWVREVYLRGDGQAWVFARSVAARSALQGDGLHMDELGSRSLGELLFCDRAFQRQAIEVCHYPQAWLPLESRAPELWGRRSRFDRGALSVLVAEIFLPTLWLAARAHPENC, encoded by the coding sequence GTGCCGCACTCAAAACCCCCGTTCTGGCTACCCCAAAGCCGACTCGCACCCCTCCCCGACGCCTCTACCCTCGACTGGCTGTTCGACGAAGGCTCCCTGACCCGACGCCTGATTCGGTTGTCCAATGACCGCTTCAGCGTCACGCCGTTGTTCGAAGGCTGGCAAGCGTTGCGCGCCGACGAATGCGCGGCGCTAAGCCTGGAGGAAGGCAGCGAAGGCTGGGTACGCGAGGTGTATTTGCGCGGCGATGGCCAAGCCTGGGTGTTCGCCCGCAGTGTCGCTGCACGTAGCGCCTTGCAGGGCGATGGGCTGCACATGGATGAATTGGGTAGCCGCTCGCTGGGCGAACTGCTGTTTTGCGATCGAGCGTTCCAGCGCCAGGCCATCGAGGTTTGCCACTATCCTCAAGCTTGGCTGCCGCTCGAGTCCCGGGCGCCCGAGCTGTGGGGCCGCCGCTCGCGTTTCGACCGTGGCGCCCTGAGTGTGCTGGTGGCCGAGATTTTCCTGCCGACCTTGTGGCTCGCCGCTCGCGCCCATCCGGAGAATTGCTGA
- a CDS encoding rubredoxin, with protein MKKWQCVVCGLIYNEADGWPDDGIAPGTLWQDVPEDWLCPDCGVGKMDFEMIEIN; from the coding sequence ATGAAAAAGTGGCAATGTGTGGTCTGTGGCCTGATCTATAACGAAGCCGACGGCTGGCCGGATGACGGCATTGCGCCGGGCACCCTGTGGCAGGACGTGCCGGAAGATTGGCTGTGCCCGGACTGCGGCGTAGGCAAGATGGATTTCGAAATGATCGAAATCAACTAA